CGGAGAGGTTCAGGATGCCGAACACCTCGTTCCCGACCAGGAACGGGATCGCGAGGAGCTGCGACGCGAGGGGGACGCCGGTGTACGGGTCCGGGCTCCCGACGTCGAGGACGTGGTGCTTCCTGCCGCCGACGACGGCTTCGAAGACGGGGCCGGCGACCGGAAGCGACGCTTTCCCGATGCCGACCGCCGACCGCACGTTCAGCCGGCCGTTCTCGATGATCCCGAAGAACACGACCCGGACCTGGAGCAGCTTCGCGGCCATCTCCGCGACCCGCGCGTAGATCTCCCGGTTGTCCTGGCACCGGTCCACCTCGGCGCCGATCGAGTGCAGCGACCCGATCTCCTGCAGCCGCTTGTAGAGCTCCGCGTTCACCCGCTTCAGGGAGTCGTCGGAGCCCCGGGTGGAGGCGAGCCGGCCGTAGAGCTTCCATTCCCCGAGGACCCGCTCGGTGGTCGACACGATCTTGTCCAGGCGGAACGGCTTCGTGAGGAAATCGCACGCCCCCTGGCGCATCGCGGCGACCGCGATCTCCATCGAGGCGACGCCCGTCAGCATGACGACGGGGACCGAAGGATCGATCTCGCGGCACCGGTTCAGAAAGTCCATCCCGTTCATGCGCGGCATCGTGATGTCGGTGAAGACGATGTCGTACCGGGAATTCCGCATCCTCTCGAGCCCCTCGAGGCCGTCGGCGGCCATCTCGGTCTCGTAGCTCCCGACGTCGGTGAGGGCCTGGGACAACAGTTCCCTCACGGCCGGCTCGTCGTCGACGATCAGGACCCGGCCTTTCCCCTCGCTCTGCGGCATGCAGCCTCCCCGCCCGGCCTTCCGGCGATATGGCACACTACATGGTGTTTTTCGGAAGATTCCGCCGGAACATTAGGGCTTCTTTGGGCTTGGGGAAGGAAAAAAACGGCAAGGATTTCCGCAGGGTACACGACGAACGTCCGCCGGGCGACCGGCGGTCGCGGAACGGGAGAATCCGGAGCCGCGGGCTCCGGCGCCGCTAACCCGACTTGATGCGGCTCAGCACGGCGTTCTTGGTCTCTTCCAGGATCTTCTGTCGCTTCGCCTCGGCCGAAAGCGTGACCACGTCCTTCAGCTCGGCGCTTTCCGGCTCGGCCGACAGGTCCCGGCTCTTCAGCACGCGGCTGTACAGTCCGGTCACTTCCCCGATCTGAAAGGGGAAAATCGTCATCTGCCCGACCTCCATGTAAGGCAGCCCAGTACGCCTCCCCGTATTTATCGGACATCCCCCGAAAAACTTAAGGGGCGGGAGGGCGTTTCCTCAAGGGGAGGTCAGCAGCTCCCGGACGGCGGAGAACTCCTTCTTCCCTTCCGAGAGCACGGGGGACAGCTCGTACTGGATCAGGTCGGCCACGGAGATCCAGTCCTTCCGTTCCATGGCCGCCTGCATCTCCCGGAACAGGTCGATCGACTTCTCCAGGGTGGACAATGCGTCCGCGGGGACGGGACGGGAGGGAAGGAAGTCGGCCCCCTTTCGGATCTCCTGGACGAGGGCGAGGAGGTCGCCGAGGTTGGCGATCCCCGCCGAGAGCACCGCGAAGGTCTCGCTCGACGGATCGATCCGGAGCCGCTTCGAGCAGTCGAGGAGTCCGGCGTCGATCTCCCCGATGACCGAGAGCGCGGTTTCGACCCCCTCCCGGATTCTCGACAGCAGCTCCACTTCGCGCGGATCATCGTTCGGCATCGCGTCCCCTCCGGAATGGTCGGAATCGGTGCTTACCGTATTCATGAACTGTAGCACTCAGCCCGCGCGCCTTTCACCTTCTTTTCCGCGAGTCGGGCGATCGCCGCCGCGAGCATGGAGAAGTGACGCCGAAGGTCGCCGTAAAGGCCGAGGGCCGCCTCCGCCATCGGGGCGAGCTCCTCTCCCTCGAGCGCTTCCTTCCCGTAGCCGAACAGGGTGACGGGCGGCATCAGCTGCGGGCGGATCCTCCCGAGCTTTGCGATCTCCCGGTCGATGACGGGGACGTCCTTCCACGTCCGCCGGATCCACTCCGCGTCCGGGGACGCCTTCGCGGCCTCCCGCCCGATCAGGGCGACCCTCGTGAGGGCCTCCCCCGCCAGCGCTTCCATCCTTTGAAGGGCCTCCAGGTCGCCGTCGAGCTCCGGCAGGAGCGCTTCCAGCTCCCCTTCCCCGTGCCAGGCCGACGCCTTGGCCCCGATCGTCCCGCACGCCCGCTCGACCGGGAATTCCGCCGCCCCGTCGAGGATGCAGGGCCACGTTTCGCGGTACAGGTAGGTGTAGAACGTGTCCCGGGTCAAAGAGCGGCGCAGGAGCGGCACGTAATCCTGGAAGCCGTCCGGAGCGTACCCGGAGCGGTAGACCCGGACCCCGCTCCATTCCGGGCCGTCCTCGACGGTCTCGATGCGCCCTTCCGAAAGGACCCTCGTCCCGAGCGCGAACACGGCCTCGGGCGTGACCATCCGCTTGCACCGCGGGTCGGTGCAGGTCACGTGGAACCCGCACGGCCCGCAGGGGATGTCGGCCTCGATCACGTAATGCCCTTCCCCGAAGGGGCCGGTCTCCCGGAAGCAGACGTGCCCGAGGGAAAGGTCGATGGCGGGCGTGCCGACCGCGGTCGCCATGTGCAGCGGCCCCGTGTCGTTCGTGACGAAGAGGGAGCAGCGCCGGATCAGCGCGGCGACCGCCCGAAGGTCGGTCTTCCCGATGAGGTTGACCGTTTTCGCGGGGCCCTTCGATTCGAACCGCTTCCCCAGCTCCTCCTCCGCCTTCGATCCCGTGAGCAGGATGCGGGCGCCCGTCGACTCCGCGAACATCCGCGCCAGGCGGGCGAAGGAGTCCGCCGGCCACGCCTTCAGCTCGTGGCTCGCGCCGAGCTGGAACCCGATGAGGAGATCGCCGTCGGAGACGCCGTTCTCCGCGAGGAGCGCGCGCGCCTTCCGTCGCTCCGTCTCGGCGACCGACAGGTGGAGCCCGTTGCCGGACGGCGGGACGCCCGCGGCCTTGGTCATCATGTCGCAGAGATGGAACGGGTTGTACCGCCG
This DNA window, taken from Thermodesulfobacteriota bacterium, encodes the following:
- a CDS encoding glycosyltransferase family 9 protein, encoding MKEVLLVNLTRMGDLIQTTPVMESIRRAHPGARITLLVCSTFAEICRDLPFIDRLLVFDKTALRKMLLEEEHTLVDCYRRLESFLDETNDTEYDLAINFTPSGESVYLASLIRARETRGVVSGAGGERVIRHPWQRYFINVIPSRRYNPFHLCDMMTKAAGVPPSGNGLHLSVAETERRKARALLAENGVSDGDLLIGFQLGASHELKAWPADSFARLARMFAESTGARILLTGSKAEEELGKRFESKGPAKTVNLIGKTDLRAVAALIRRCSLFVTNDTGPLHMATAVGTPAIDLSLGHVCFRETGPFGEGHYVIEADIPCGPCGFHVTCTDPRCKRMVTPEAVFALGTRVLSEGRIETVEDGPEWSGVRVYRSGYAPDGFQDYVPLLRRSLTRDTFYTYLYRETWPCILDGAAEFPVERACGTIGAKASAWHGEGELEALLPELDGDLEALQRMEALAGEALTRVALIGREAAKASPDAEWIRRTWKDVPVIDREIAKLGRIRPQLMPPVTLFGYGKEALEGEELAPMAEAALGLYGDLRRHFSMLAAAIARLAEKKVKGARAECYSS
- a CDS encoding HD domain-containing phosphohydrolase; amino-acid sequence: MPQSEGKGRVLIVDDEPAVRELLSQALTDVGSYETEMAADGLEGLERMRNSRYDIVFTDITMPRMNGMDFLNRCREIDPSVPVVMLTGVASMEIAVAAMRQGACDFLTKPFRLDKIVSTTERVLGEWKLYGRLASTRGSDDSLKRVNAELYKRLQEIGSLHSIGAEVDRCQDNREIYARVAEMAAKLLQVRVVFFGIIENGRLNVRSAVGIGKASLPVAGPVFEAVVGGRKHHVLDVGSPDPYTGVPLASQLLAIPFLVGNEVFGILNLSGKADGTAFTEEEVYLAITLSRKIASRIENNALYDVFFNNIVATLKSLITTIGARDSYTKEHSERVTMYSLRVAERLGLPSDEIDTLRFGGYLHDIGKIGVRDTVLLKPGGLTESEIGEIRQHAVIGDEIVRPIRFFDKERKVIRHHHERYDGKGYPDGIAGEEIPTIARILAVVDTFDAMTSDRPYRRALSPEAAVEELQRCAGTQFDPGIVRIFVETIREEGIRNAARRG